The nucleotide window TAGCAGGACGGGCGGCGCGTTTTTTGCTACCCCGGAAAAATACCGAACTTTGAGCGTTGCCCAAGCGGGCCGTCCATCCTATTCCGGAGTTGCTATGAAGAAAATCTGCCTTACGCTACTGGTACTGCTTTGCCCGTTTTTCGCGCCGGGCTGGGGCGGTTTCAGCCACAAAGTCATAACGCAGCTGGCCGTGTACTCGCTGCCCGGGAGCATGCAGGGCTTCTATTTCCGGCATCTGAACCAACTGGTACAGTTTTCCAACGCCGCCGAGCAGCGGGCCGAAAACGATTCGATGGAAGCCAGCCGCCACTTCATCTACATGGACCACTACGGCGAAAACCCGTTTGGCTCGGTACCCAAGGAGTGGGAGAAGGCCACGGCGAAGTACAAAGCCGACACGCTGCGCAAGTATGGTACCCTGCCCTGGGTGATAGATGAAGTGCGCCAGAAGCTCACCCAGGCCTTCCGCGCCGGCGATACGGCCCAGATTGTGCGCCTCTCGGCCGACCTGAGCCATTATGTGGCCGATGCCTACGCGCCGCTGCGCACCACCGTGAACCACAACGGGCAGCTCTCCAACCAGGAAGGCATTCAGCCGCTCTGGGAAAACAAGGTACCGGAGCGTCATATTGCTGACTTCAAGCTGCAGAACAAGCCGGCCAAATACACCAAAACGCCCCTGGCCGACACCTGGCAGGCCTTACAGGAGTCGTACGGATTCCTGGGCGCCACCTTCGATATTGAGGAGCAGATCGGGCGCAACTTCACGCCTGAGCAGAAATACGTCTTCTCCCACCGCTTTGGCCAGACGCGCCGCGCCTACTCCGATGAATTTGCCGACGCCTACGACAAGGCGCAGATAGGCGGCATGGTGATGTTCCGGATCCAGCTGGCTTCCAGCTTCGTGGGCTCTATGTGGCTGACAGCCTGGAAAGACGCCGGCTCCCCCAACCTCGATAAAATGTTGAAAAAGCCTATCGAAAAGGAAGAAAAAGACAAGCTCGATGAGCACCTCGCGGCCTGGAAAGACAACCAACTGGTGCCCCAGAACCTGCTGCTGGCGCAACTCAAGGAAAAAGCGGTAGAAGCCCCCGACCTGATCCGGCCGGCCGCCGACATGGCCCCGCCGCCGCCCGCCACTCCCCAGCCTGCTGCCAAAACGCCCGCCGCTCCGGCTGAGGCCGAGAAAGTAAAAGTGAAGACCAAGACCGACGAAGGCAGTACCAAGCGCAAGGAAAAAGAGAAAAAGCCCGCCAAGAAAGCCGAGAAAAAGGCCGACGACGGCTGGT belongs to Hymenobacter sp. J193 and includes:
- a CDS encoding zinc dependent phospholipase C family protein, which codes for MKKICLTLLVLLCPFFAPGWGGFSHKVITQLAVYSLPGSMQGFYFRHLNQLVQFSNAAEQRAENDSMEASRHFIYMDHYGENPFGSVPKEWEKATAKYKADTLRKYGTLPWVIDEVRQKLTQAFRAGDTAQIVRLSADLSHYVADAYAPLRTTVNHNGQLSNQEGIQPLWENKVPERHIADFKLQNKPAKYTKTPLADTWQALQESYGFLGATFDIEEQIGRNFTPEQKYVFSHRFGQTRRAYSDEFADAYDKAQIGGMVMFRIQLASSFVGSMWLTAWKDAGSPNLDKMLKKPIEKEEKDKLDEHLAAWKDNQLVPQNLLLAQLKEKAVEAPDLIRPAADMAPPPPATPQPAAKTPAAPAEAEKVKVKTKTDEGSTKRKEKEKKPAKKAEKKADDGW